The Megalops cyprinoides isolate fMegCyp1 chromosome 9, fMegCyp1.pri, whole genome shotgun sequence genome has a window encoding:
- the sst1.2 gene encoding somatostatin 1.2, whose amino-acid sequence MQTLRVSSTLALLGLALTLCSLSAASQPDLRYRRVLQRARAAAMGTQDWSKREVEDLLSQLAPPEGEAVEGQVSTTDESEDVRVELERSVDNPNNLPPRERKAGCKNFYWKGFTSC is encoded by the exons ATGCAAACCCTACGAGTCTCCAGCACCCTGGCCCTCCTGGGATTGGCCCTGACCCTCTGCAGCTTGAGCGCCGCCTCACAGCCAGATCTGCGCTACCGGCGAGTCCTCCAGAGAGCCCGCGCCGCTGCCATGGGTACACAG GACTGGAGTAAGCGCGAGGTGGAGGATCTCCTGTCACAGCTGGCACCGCCCGAGGGCGAGGCCGTGGAGGGCCAGGTGTCGACGACGGACGAGAGCGAGGACGTGCGCGTGGAGCTGGAGCGCTCTGTGGACAACCCAAACAACCTGCCGCCGCGCGAACGCAAAGCCGGCTGTAAAAACTTCTACTGGAAGGGGTTCACTTCCTGCTGA